CCTCTAGCCAGAGCTGTATAATTGAACTCTATGTCCTTAGCAGCCTGTGTCCCAGGCTTAACATTGTCGAGTTTCAGCTCATACATAGCTGTCAGGAACAGCTCAGGTCGCTCATTGTCCTCTTTCGCTGCTGTGCCGTGAGACAGTAGGAAGGTACTTGTGGCGCCTGTTGTGACTGTCTTTGCTTGAACCTAGATGGTGTGAGCCGACATCCATCAATATCACAGAATGTGGGGTCGCACTTACATGAAGCGGCGGGGCGATGATTACATCCTGGATCAGATCCTCACCAGCTGCTGTGTGGACCGCACCATCGGCAAGGGTGAGCTTGCGACAAAACTCGTTCTGTGTGCCAGATAAAACCTCGCAAGAGGCTACGTACGGTGCAAAGTCGTGGGGGTTGCGGCCGCCTCGTCGAATCCCATACCAAAGTTCCGTCGCACTGAGAACAACGGTCTGATCTGGTGGGTTCACGGATTGAGTGAAGGCAATATTGAAGCTGAACGTGGACTGGGTCATTGTGTAACAGGGGCTCGTCAGCAAGGTTGACCGAAAGTAAATGATACCAAATAAGTAATTCGTATCAGTTGATTGATGCAGATAAAGCGCTAGGGTT
The window above is part of the Fusarium musae strain F31 chromosome 6, whole genome shotgun sequence genome. Proteins encoded here:
- a CDS encoding hypothetical protein (EggNog:ENOG41~antiSMASH:Cluster_6.5) codes for the protein MTQSTFSFNIAFTQSVNPPDQTVVLSATELWYGIRRGGRNPHDFAPYVASCEVLSGTQNEFCRKLTLADGAVHTAAGEDLIQDVIIAPPLHVQAKTVTTGATSTFLLSHGTAAKEDNERPELFLTAMYELKLDNVKPGTQAAKDIEFNYTALARGACDNAVRDIRKWKTEGKLAAWQREAEQDGAGVSNKGEILPYKD